Genomic segment of Streptomyces zhihengii:
TGCCCGGGGCGTACCGGACGTGGTGCACCTCGGAGTTCGCCCTGCGTAGCCGCGACCCCGCCGATGCCCTTACGCTGCTGGGACACAAACGGGCCCGGCAGCGGTCCGTAACCATGTGCAGCACGCAGTGAACAGGTAACAGGGGCGGGGCGATGGAGCAGACACACACCACGCACAACGGCGTCGCGGCCACGCCAGGAGCCCAGCGCCGGGTGCTCGTCGTCGAGGACGACGCCACGATCGTCGATGCCATCGCGGCACGCCTGCGGGCCGAGGGCTTCCTGGTCCAGACGGCGCTCGACGGCCCCGCCGCAGTCGACGCCGCCGAGGCGTGGCAGCCCGATCTGATGGTGCTCGACGTCATGCTGCCCGGCTTCGACGGCCTGGAGGTCTGCCGCCGGGTGCAGGCCCAGCGCCCCGTACCGGTGCTGATGCTCACCGCGCGTGACGACGAGACGGACATGCTGGTCGGACTGGGCGTCGGCGCCGACGACTACATGACCAAGCCGTTCTCGATGCGCGAGCTCGCCGCCCGGGTGCACGTCCTGCTGCGCCGTGTCGAGCGCGCCGCCCTCGCCGCCGTCACCCCGCGCAGCGGCATCCTGCGCCTGGGCGAGCTGGAGATCGACCACGCACAGCGCCGGGTGCGGGTGCGGGCCGAGGACGTCCACCTGACGCCGACCGAGTTCGACCTGCTGGTGTGCCTGGCCAACACCCCGCGCGCCGTCCTCTCCCGCGAGCAGCTGCTCGCGGAGGTCTGGGACTGGGCCGACGCCTCCGGCACCCGGACCGTCGACAGCCACATCAAGGCGCTGCGCCGGAAGATCGGCGCGGAGCGGATCCGCACCGTCCACGGTGTGGGCTACGCCCTGGAGACGCCGGCGCCATGAGCGGGCGGCCGCGCGGCGGGCTGCGCAGGCGGCTGGGCACCCGATCCCTCACGATCTCGATCAAGACCAAGCTGAGCACGCTGGTCGTCGTCTCGGTCCTGATCACCACCGGTCTGATGCTGATGGCGTTCCACAGCAAGACCGAGGTGCGGTTCATCACCATCTTCACGATGATCGCCACGCTGCTGATCACCCAGTTCGTGGCGCACGGCCTGACCGCGCCGCTGGACGAGATGACCAAGGTCGCCCGGGGCATATCGCACGGCGACTACACCCGCCGGGTGCGCGGCGCCGACCGGCGCGACGAGCTGGGCGACCTCGCGTCGACCATCAACCGCATGGCCGACGACCTGGAGGCGGTGGACCGCAACCGCAAGGAGCTGGTCGCCAACGTCTCGCACGAGCTGCGCACGCCGATCGCCGCGCTGCGCGCCGTGCTGGAGAACGTGGTCGACGGGGTGTCCGCGGCCGATCCGGAGACCATGCGCACCGCGCTGAAGCAGACGGAGCGCCTGGGCCGGCTGGTGGAGACACTGCTGGACCTCTCCCGGCTGGACAACGGGGTGCTGCCGCTGCGGGCCCGCAGGTTCGAGGTGTGGCCGTACCTGTCGGGGGTGCTGAAGGAGGCCAACCTGGCGTCCTCGCAGCGCGGGCTCGCCTCCGGCTCGGGCCACCACACGCGCACGGACGTGCATCTGCACCTGGACGTCTCGCCCCCGGAGCTGACCGCGCACGCGGACGCCGAGCGGCTGCACCAGGTAGTGGCGAATCTCATCGACAACGCGGTGAAGCACTCGCCGCCGCACGGCCGGGTCACGGTCCGCGCCCGGCGGGGCTTCGGCCGGGAGTCGCTGGACCTCGAAGTGCTGGACGAGGGGCCGGGCATCCCGGAGCAGGAACGGCACCGGGTCTTCGAGCGGTTCAACCGGGGCCAGGTCGCCGCGCCGCACGGGCCGGGCAGCGACGGCGGCACGGGGCTCGGGCTGGCGATCGCGCGCTGGGCGGTGGATCTGCACGGCGGTCGCATCGGAGTGGCCGAATCCGCACGCGGATGCCGGATACGGGTCACCCTTCCGGGAGAACCCGCACCAAGAGGTTGACGTAGGGTTCGAACCGGAGCGCGTCGTTCTGCGTGGATAGAGGCAGAGCGGGCAGAAGGCTGCAGGCCACACGGGTGCAGCCGTGAAGCGGCGATCCCGCACAGAGGCGAAACTGGACTAGTTTCCCGCCATTCACAAGCCTGAAACCCGCCTTTCGGTGTGACTTGCGCGACGATGACCGGCCCGGCCTGCACCTCTCGGCCAAGGAGGCGTAGCCTTTATTTCCGCTGTCCATCACCTTGTGAAGCGGAAGAGGGCGGTTCTCGCCGTGTCGTCTCAGTCCCCCAGTAACTCAAGCCTCCAGGCCGACCAAGGCGCCCAGGGTTCCAACCCTGCCGCCGCGTTCGGTGCCAATGAGTGGCTCGTCGACGAGATCTACCAGCAGTACCTCCAGGACCCGAATTCGGTCGACCGGGCCTGGTGGGACTTCTTCGCCGACTACAAGCCGGGAGCCGGCGCGGCGGACAAGGACAAGGCGGCGCCCGCCGCCACGACCACGACCGCCCCCACCACGACTGCGAGCGCGCCCGCCGCGCAGCAGGCGGCGCCCGCCCAGGCCGCCCCCGCCCCGGCGAAGCCCGCCGCGGCTCCGGCTCCGGCCCCGGCGAAGCCCGCCGCCGCCGCGCCGGCCGCTCCGGCGCCCGCGCCCAAGGCCGCCCCGGCGAAGGCCGCACCGGCCAAGGCCGCGGCCGCCCCCGCGGAGTCCGCCGACGGCCCCGAGTTCGTGACGCTGCGCGGCCCGGCCGCCGCGGTCGCCAAGAACATGAGCGCCTCCCTGGAGCTGCCCACGGCCACGTCCGTGCGCGCGGTGCCGGTGAAGCTGCTGTTCGACAACCGCATCGTCATCAACAACCACCTCAAGCGCGCCCGGGGCGGGAAGATCTCCTTCACCCACCTCATCGGGTACGCGATGGTGCAGGCCATCAAGGCCATGCCGTCGATGAACTGGTCCTTCGCCCAGAAGGACGGCAAGCCGACGCTGGTGAAGCCGGAGCACGTCAACTTCGGCCTGGCCATCGACCTGGTGAAGCCGAACGGCGACCGCCAGCTCGTCGTCGCCGGCATCAAGAAGGCCGAGACGCTGAACTTCTTCGAGTTCTGGCAGGCCTACGAGGACATCGTCCGCCGCGCCCGCAACAACAAGCTGACGATGGACGACTTCACCGGCGTCACCGTCTCGCTGACCAACCCCGGCGGCCTCGGCACCGTCCACTCGGTGCCGCGTCTGATGCCCGGTCAGTCCGTCATCATGGGCGTCGGCTCGATGGACTACCCGGCCGAGTTCCAGGGCACCTCGCAGGACACCCTGAACAAGCTGGGCATCTCCAAGGTGATGACCCTCACCAGCACCTACGACCACCGCGTCATCCAGGGCGCCGCGTCGGGCGAGTTCCTGCGCATCGTGGCGAACCTCCTCCTCGGCGAGGACGGCTTCTACGACGACATCTTCGAGTCGCTGCGCATCCCCTACGAGCCGGTCCGCTGGCTCAAGGACATCGACGCCTCGCACGACGACGACGTCACCAAGGCCGCGCGGGTCTTCGAGCTGATCCACTCCTACCGGGTCCGCGGCCACGTCATGGCCGACACCGACCCGCTGGAGTACCGCCAGCGCAAGCACCCCGACCTGGACATCACCGAGCACGGCCTCACCCTGTGGGACCTGGAGCGCGAGTTCGCCGTCGGCGGCTTCGCCGGCAAGTCGATGATGAAGCTGCGCGACATCCTCGGCGTGCTGCGCGAGTCGTACTGCCGCACCACCGGCATCGAGTTCATGCACATCCAGGACCCGAAGCAGCGCAAGTGGCTCCAGGACCGGGTGGAGCGCCCGCACCACAAGCCGGAGCGCGAGGAGCAGCTGCGCATCCTGCGCCGCCTGAACGCCGCCGAGGCGTTCGAGATCTTCCTGCAGACGAAGTACGTCGGCCAGAAGCGCTTCTCCCTGGAGGGCGGCGAGTCCGTCATCCCGCTGCTCGACGCGGTCATCGACTCCGCCGCCGAGTCGCGCCTGGACGAGGTCGTCATCGGCATGGCCCACCGCGGCCGCCTCAACGTGCTGGCCAACATCGTCGGCAAGTCCTACGCGCAGATCTTCCGCGAGTTCGAGGGCAACCTCGACCCGAAGTCGATGCACGGCTCCGGCGACGTGAAGTACCACCTGGGCGCCGAGGGCACCTTCACCGGGCTGGACGGCGAGCAGATCAAGGTCTCCCTCGTCGCCAACCCCTCCCACCTGGAGGCGGTCGACCCGATCCTGGAGGGTGTCGCCCGCGCCAAGCAGGACGTCATCAACAAGGGCGGCACGGACTTCACCGTCCTGCCCGTCGCCCTGCACGGTGACGCGGCCTTCGCCGGCCAGGGTGTCGTCGCCGAGACGCTGAACATGTCCCAGCTGCGCGGCTACCGCACCGGCGGCACGGTCCACATCGTCATCAACAACCAGGTCGGCTTCACCGCCGCCCCGGAGTCGTCGCGCTCCTCGATGTACGCCACCGACGTGGCCCGCATGATCGAGGCGCCGATCTTCCACGTGAACGGCGACGACCCGGAGGCCGTCGTGCGCGTGGCGCGGCTCGCCTTCGAGTTCCGCCAGGCGTTCAACAAGGACGTCGTGATCGACCTCATCTGCTACCGCCGCCGCGGTCACAACGAGGGCGACAACCCCTCGTTCACCAACCCGCAGATGTACAACCTGATCGACAAGAAGCGCTCGGTGCGCAAGCTCTACACCGAGTCGCTGATCGGTCGCGGCGACATCACCCTCGAAGAGGCGGAGCAGTCGCTCCAGGACTTCCAGGGCCAGCTCGAGAAGGTCTTCGCCGAGGTCCGCGAGGCCACCAGCCACCCGGCCCCGACGCACGTCCCGGACGCCGAGCCGGAGTTCCCGGTCGCGGTCAACACGGCGGTCTCCCAGGAGATCGTCAAGCGGATCGCGGAGTCCCAGGTCAACATCCCGGACACCATCACGGTGCACCCGCGGCTGCTGCCGCAGATGCAGCGCCGCGCCGCCTCCGTCGAGGACGGCACGATCGACTGGGGCATGGGCGAGACCCTGGCCATCGGTTCGCTGCTGATGGAGGGCACCCCCGTCCGGCTGTCCGGCCAGGACACCCGCCGCGGCACCTTCGGCCAGCGCCACGCGGTGCTGGTGGACCAGGAGACCGGCGAGGACTACACCCCGCTGCTCTACCTGACCGAGGAGCAGGCCCGCTACAACGTCTACGACTC
This window contains:
- a CDS encoding HAMP domain-containing sensor histidine kinase; translation: MSGRPRGGLRRRLGTRSLTISIKTKLSTLVVVSVLITTGLMLMAFHSKTEVRFITIFTMIATLLITQFVAHGLTAPLDEMTKVARGISHGDYTRRVRGADRRDELGDLASTINRMADDLEAVDRNRKELVANVSHELRTPIAALRAVLENVVDGVSAADPETMRTALKQTERLGRLVETLLDLSRLDNGVLPLRARRFEVWPYLSGVLKEANLASSQRGLASGSGHHTRTDVHLHLDVSPPELTAHADAERLHQVVANLIDNAVKHSPPHGRVTVRARRGFGRESLDLEVLDEGPGIPEQERHRVFERFNRGQVAAPHGPGSDGGTGLGLAIARWAVDLHGGRIGVAESARGCRIRVTLPGEPAPRG
- a CDS encoding multifunctional oxoglutarate decarboxylase/oxoglutarate dehydrogenase thiamine pyrophosphate-binding subunit/dihydrolipoyllysine-residue succinyltransferase subunit; translation: MSSQSPSNSSLQADQGAQGSNPAAAFGANEWLVDEIYQQYLQDPNSVDRAWWDFFADYKPGAGAADKDKAAPAATTTTAPTTTASAPAAQQAAPAQAAPAPAKPAAAPAPAPAKPAAAAPAAPAPAPKAAPAKAAPAKAAAAPAESADGPEFVTLRGPAAAVAKNMSASLELPTATSVRAVPVKLLFDNRIVINNHLKRARGGKISFTHLIGYAMVQAIKAMPSMNWSFAQKDGKPTLVKPEHVNFGLAIDLVKPNGDRQLVVAGIKKAETLNFFEFWQAYEDIVRRARNNKLTMDDFTGVTVSLTNPGGLGTVHSVPRLMPGQSVIMGVGSMDYPAEFQGTSQDTLNKLGISKVMTLTSTYDHRVIQGAASGEFLRIVANLLLGEDGFYDDIFESLRIPYEPVRWLKDIDASHDDDVTKAARVFELIHSYRVRGHVMADTDPLEYRQRKHPDLDITEHGLTLWDLEREFAVGGFAGKSMMKLRDILGVLRESYCRTTGIEFMHIQDPKQRKWLQDRVERPHHKPEREEQLRILRRLNAAEAFEIFLQTKYVGQKRFSLEGGESVIPLLDAVIDSAAESRLDEVVIGMAHRGRLNVLANIVGKSYAQIFREFEGNLDPKSMHGSGDVKYHLGAEGTFTGLDGEQIKVSLVANPSHLEAVDPILEGVARAKQDVINKGGTDFTVLPVALHGDAAFAGQGVVAETLNMSQLRGYRTGGTVHIVINNQVGFTAAPESSRSSMYATDVARMIEAPIFHVNGDDPEAVVRVARLAFEFRQAFNKDVVIDLICYRRRGHNEGDNPSFTNPQMYNLIDKKRSVRKLYTESLIGRGDITLEEAEQSLQDFQGQLEKVFAEVREATSHPAPTHVPDAEPEFPVAVNTAVSQEIVKRIAESQVNIPDTITVHPRLLPQMQRRAASVEDGTIDWGMGETLAIGSLLMEGTPVRLSGQDTRRGTFGQRHAVLVDQETGEDYTPLLYLTEEQARYNVYDSLLSEYAAMGFEYGYSLARPDALVMWEAQFGDFVNGAQTVVDEFISSAEQKWSQHSGVTLLLPHGYEGQGPDHSSARPERFLQMCAQDNMTVAMPTLPSNYFHLLRWQVHNPHHKPLIVFTPKSMLRLKAAASKAEEFTTGGFRPVIGDDSVDPAAVRKVVFCAGKVYYDLDAERQKRGTTDTAIIRLERLYPLPGAELQAEIAKYPNAEKYLWTQEEPANQGAWPFIALNLIDHLDLAVGADIPHGERLRRISRPHSSSPAVGSKKRHEQEQEQLVNEVFDA
- a CDS encoding response regulator transcription factor; amino-acid sequence: MEQTHTTHNGVAATPGAQRRVLVVEDDATIVDAIAARLRAEGFLVQTALDGPAAVDAAEAWQPDLMVLDVMLPGFDGLEVCRRVQAQRPVPVLMLTARDDETDMLVGLGVGADDYMTKPFSMRELAARVHVLLRRVERAALAAVTPRSGILRLGELEIDHAQRRVRVRAEDVHLTPTEFDLLVCLANTPRAVLSREQLLAEVWDWADASGTRTVDSHIKALRRKIGAERIRTVHGVGYALETPAP